A single window of Gossypium hirsutum isolate 1008001.06 chromosome A10, Gossypium_hirsutum_v2.1, whole genome shotgun sequence DNA harbors:
- the LOC107895962 gene encoding major pollen allergen Bet v 1-F/I, with product MGVVTYEFEVTSPVAPTRLFKAFVLEGAKVYPKAAPHAIKSVELEGDGKPGSIVKINFVEGLPFQYMKHMIGGYDENNLSYSYSLIEGGPLGDKLEKISYENQFVAAASGGSVCKSSIKFYTVGDYVITEDEIKALIQRSEVVYKAIEAYLLANTDACN from the exons ATGGGTGTTGTAACTTATGAATTTGAGGTAACCTCCCCAGTCGCCCCGACCAGGCTTTTCAAAGCCTTTGTTCTTGAAGGTGCCAAGGTTTACCCCAAGGCTGCCCCTCATGCAATTAAGAGTGTTGAGCTCGAAGGTGATGGTAAGCCAGGAAGTATTGTAAAGATCAACTTTGTTGAAG GTCTTCCATTCCAATATATGAAGCACATGATTGGAGGATATGATGAAAACAATTTGTCATACAGTTACAGCTTGATCGAAGGTGGACCTCTGGGGGACAAGCTTGAGAAAATCAGCTATGAGAACCAATTTGTGGCTGCTGCAAGTGGAGGAAGTGTTTGCAAGAGCTCGATAAAATTTTACACCGTTGGCGATTATGTAATCACTGAAGATGAAATCAaggctcttattcaaaggagtgAGGTAGTTTACAAGGCTATTGAAGCTTACCTCTTGGCTAACACCGATGCTTGCAACTAA
- the LOC121208463 gene encoding uncharacterized protein: MKRSASELALEEFSRNTLSTTTIAAPSAFPDFALHPPIAHLSNSFHFTEFPRDAAEFSPQTHVLLSQTLTSHLILNHPSAEMSRGEVQCVKGITQTIGVGRMKLEELQLLPLIMISPMMMTTM, translated from the exons ATGAAGCGGAGCGCCTCGGAGTTGGCTCTTGAGGAGTTCAGCAGGAACACTCTGAGTACCACCACCATCGCTGCACCCTCTGCCTTCCCTGATTTCGCTCTTCATCCGCCCATCGCCCATCTTTCTAATTCTTTCCACTTCACTGAATTTCCCAGAGATGCAGCTGAGTTTAGCCCTCAAACACATGTATTATTGTCACAGACGCTTACCTCACACCTGATTCTCAATCATCCTTCTGCG GAAATGAGTCGTGGGGAAGTACAGTGTGTGAAGGGAATAACTCAAACTATAGGAGTAGGGAGAATGAAGTTAGAGGAGCTACAACTCCTTCCTCTGATCATGATCAGTCCGATGATGATGACGACGAtgtag